One genomic segment of Amycolatopsis sp. WQ 127309 includes these proteins:
- a CDS encoding YihY/virulence factor BrkB family protein, with protein sequence MRAGRRKQPDGPTELSRRSWWEVLRRTVRQFGRDNLTDWAAALTYYGVLSIFPGLVVLTALLGLLGPGPTQTVIDNINQVVPGQGREILVGAIKELSGSRSLAGPVAVLGLLGALWSASGYVGAFMRAGNAIYGMPEGRPLWKVLPLRLGLTIGLVALLAACALGVVATGTIARRLGDLVGLGPTGVQVWEIAKWPVIAVLISLTFALLYWAGPNVRQPGFKWLTPGGLLAVVLWVAASAGFALYVANFGSYNKTYGSLAGIIVFLVWLWISNLAVLLGAELDAELARGRGIEGGQESEDEPFLPPRDTKAMDADEVEEVTDAERAR encoded by the coding sequence GTGCGCGCAGGACGACGGAAGCAACCGGACGGCCCGACGGAGTTGTCGCGGCGTTCGTGGTGGGAAGTGCTCAGGCGCACGGTCCGGCAGTTCGGCCGGGACAACCTCACCGACTGGGCGGCCGCGCTCACCTACTACGGCGTGCTCTCGATCTTCCCCGGCCTGGTGGTCCTGACGGCGTTGCTGGGCCTGCTCGGCCCCGGCCCGACGCAGACCGTGATCGACAACATCAACCAGGTCGTTCCGGGCCAGGGGCGGGAAATCCTCGTCGGCGCGATCAAGGAGCTGTCCGGTTCGCGCAGCCTCGCCGGCCCGGTGGCGGTGCTCGGGCTGCTCGGCGCGCTGTGGTCGGCGTCCGGGTACGTCGGCGCGTTCATGCGGGCGGGCAACGCGATCTACGGCATGCCGGAGGGCCGTCCACTGTGGAAGGTCCTGCCGCTGCGGCTCGGGCTGACGATCGGCCTCGTGGCGCTGCTGGCCGCGTGCGCGCTGGGCGTCGTGGCGACGGGCACGATCGCGCGGCGCCTCGGCGACCTCGTCGGGCTCGGGCCGACCGGGGTGCAGGTGTGGGAGATCGCGAAGTGGCCGGTGATCGCGGTCCTGATCAGCCTGACGTTCGCGCTGCTGTACTGGGCGGGCCCCAACGTGCGGCAGCCGGGCTTCAAGTGGCTGACCCCGGGCGGGCTGCTGGCGGTCGTGCTGTGGGTGGCGGCGTCGGCCGGGTTCGCGTTGTACGTCGCGAACTTCGGTTCCTACAACAAGACCTACGGCTCACTGGCCGGGATCATCGTGTTCCTGGTGTGGTTGTGGATCTCCAACCTCGCGGTGCTGCTCGGCGCCGAGCTGGACGCCGAGCTCGCCCGCGGCCGCGGCATCGAAGGCGGCCAGGAGAGCGAGGACGAGCCGTTCCTGCCGCCGCGCGACACGAAGGCGATGGACGCCGACGAGGTCGAGGAAGTGACCGACGCCGAGCGGGCGCGCTAG
- a CDS encoding adenylate/guanylate cyclase domain-containing protein: protein MTLHPDSPAGPFGSGLLGPLDQDVPTLRRRVQLLLTGTLIATNVIGALVVVGLAALLMPAPGLSGDLVRVTAVAVPAYVVSAVVVGALWGTRGALRTLRWAADGRRPTDAERAASLRVPLRLTLMQAVLWGVATVVFAGLAALFQPHVALTVFLVVAFASVVVCAIAYLFGEFALRPYAARALAGTTPARPVSGGVNLRMLLFWCLGTGVPVAGLVVTAVLAWVRGDVSTTKLAVSVIALGLVVLCFGLLVTVFTARAVVNPIRSVQDALARVRAGEFDGEIPVYDGTELGLLQAGFNGMAAGLRERERMRDLFGRHVGHEVAVEAMRAPAELGGTVRTVSVLFVDLVGSTALAASRPPEEVVGLLNRFFAVVVDEVDRNHGLVNKFVGDAVLAIFGAPTVLADHATCALAAARAIAARLATEVPDCPAGIGVATGDAVAGNVGDPRRFEYTVIGDPVNEAARLTELAKNVDGRLLASWTAVESAGSAESDHWQATEEVTLRGRTRPTTLATPRT, encoded by the coding sequence GTGACCCTCCACCCTGACTCTCCAGCCGGGCCGTTCGGCTCCGGGCTGCTCGGGCCCCTCGACCAGGACGTCCCCACGCTGCGGCGGCGCGTCCAGCTGCTGCTCACCGGGACGCTGATCGCCACCAACGTCATCGGCGCGCTGGTCGTGGTCGGCCTCGCGGCCCTGCTCATGCCCGCCCCGGGCCTGTCCGGCGACCTCGTCCGGGTGACAGCGGTCGCGGTGCCCGCCTACGTCGTGTCCGCGGTGGTCGTCGGCGCGCTCTGGGGCACCCGCGGCGCGCTGCGGACGCTGCGCTGGGCCGCCGACGGCCGCCGCCCGACCGACGCCGAACGCGCCGCCAGCCTGCGCGTCCCACTGCGGCTCACGCTGATGCAGGCGGTGCTGTGGGGCGTCGCGACGGTGGTGTTCGCCGGGCTGGCCGCGCTGTTTCAGCCGCACGTCGCGCTGACCGTGTTCCTGGTGGTCGCCTTCGCGAGCGTGGTAGTCTGCGCGATCGCGTACCTCTTCGGCGAGTTCGCGCTGCGGCCGTACGCGGCCCGCGCACTGGCGGGCACGACGCCGGCGCGGCCGGTCAGCGGCGGCGTCAACCTGCGGATGCTGCTGTTCTGGTGCCTGGGCACCGGAGTGCCGGTCGCCGGGCTCGTGGTCACGGCGGTGCTGGCGTGGGTCCGCGGCGACGTCTCGACCACGAAGCTGGCCGTCTCGGTGATCGCGTTGGGGCTGGTCGTGCTGTGCTTCGGCCTGCTGGTCACGGTGTTCACCGCCCGCGCGGTCGTCAACCCGATCCGGTCGGTCCAGGACGCGCTGGCCCGGGTGCGGGCGGGCGAGTTCGACGGCGAGATCCCGGTCTACGACGGTACCGAGCTGGGCCTGCTGCAGGCCGGGTTCAACGGGATGGCCGCCGGGCTGCGGGAACGCGAGCGGATGCGGGACCTGTTCGGCCGGCACGTCGGGCACGAGGTCGCGGTCGAGGCCATGCGGGCGCCCGCGGAGCTGGGCGGGACGGTGCGCACGGTGTCGGTGCTGTTCGTCGACCTGGTCGGGTCGACGGCGCTGGCCGCGAGCCGCCCGCCCGAGGAGGTCGTCGGCCTGCTCAACCGGTTCTTCGCGGTGGTGGTCGACGAGGTGGACCGCAACCACGGCCTGGTGAACAAGTTCGTCGGCGACGCGGTCCTGGCGATCTTCGGCGCGCCGACGGTCTTGGCCGACCACGCGACCTGCGCCCTGGCGGCGGCCCGCGCGATCGCGGCCCGGCTGGCGACGGAGGTCCCGGACTGCCCGGCGGGCATCGGCGTGGCCACGGGCGACGCGGTGGCGGGCAACGTCGGGGACCCACGCCGTTTCGAGTACACGGTGATCGGCGACCCGGTCAACGAAGCGGCGCGGCTGACGGAGCTGGCGAAGAACGTCGACGGCCGCTTGCTGGCCTCGTGGACGGCGGTGGAGTCGGCGGGCTCGGCGGAGTCGGACCATTGGCAGGCGACGGAGGAGGTCACCCTGCGCGGCCGCACCCGGCCGACCACGCTGGCCACCCCGCGCACCTGA
- a CDS encoding sulfite exporter TauE/SafE family protein, translating into MLLFGLGVLSGVTTALFGFGGGFVTVPVVYAVATTGPAAMHVAVGTSAVVMLVNSLGATITVVRAGRLHRAYVWPLAAFIAVGAGLGALAATSVPDGVLHALFAAYLALTILDGVLRRGFLGGGSSRPLSRATVTAGGVGIGAVAGFLGVGGSVLTVPLLRRRGLPMSDATALANPLSLPVAAAATAVYLAAPGPAAIDPAAAALLLAGSLPTIALLRRWSPDIPDHAHAVAYLGLLGAALITVLA; encoded by the coding sequence GTGCTCCTCTTCGGATTGGGCGTCCTCAGCGGCGTCACCACCGCGCTCTTCGGGTTCGGCGGCGGGTTCGTGACGGTCCCGGTGGTCTACGCCGTGGCCACGACCGGCCCGGCCGCGATGCACGTCGCGGTCGGGACGTCCGCGGTGGTGATGCTGGTCAACTCGCTCGGCGCGACGATCACGGTCGTGCGCGCCGGCCGGCTGCACCGCGCGTACGTCTGGCCGCTGGCCGCGTTCATCGCCGTCGGCGCGGGCCTCGGCGCGCTGGCCGCGACGAGCGTCCCGGACGGCGTGCTGCACGCGCTGTTCGCCGCGTACCTGGCCCTGACCATTCTGGACGGTGTCCTGCGGCGCGGGTTCCTCGGCGGCGGGTCTTCCCGCCCGCTGAGCCGGGCCACCGTCACGGCCGGCGGGGTCGGAATCGGCGCGGTGGCGGGGTTCCTGGGCGTCGGCGGCAGTGTCCTGACGGTGCCACTGCTGCGACGGCGCGGCCTGCCGATGAGCGACGCGACGGCGCTGGCCAACCCGCTCAGCCTGCCGGTGGCCGCGGCCGCGACGGCCGTCTACCTGGCCGCACCGGGGCCCGCGGCGATCGACCCGGCCGCGGCGGCGCTCCTGCTGGCCGGGTCCCTGCCGACGATCGCGCTGCTGCGGCGGTGGTCCCCGGACATCCCGGACCACGCGCACGCCGTGGCCTACCTCGGGCTGCTGGGAGCGGCACTGATCACCGTCCTGGCGTGA
- a CDS encoding helix-turn-helix domain-containing protein yields MTEAPEWVDEHGQVVFDVFAQACTSRSTLEHITGRWGILAMAALYDGTFRFNALRRRVTGVSEKMLAQTLQALERDGFVLREAQPTIPPKVEYSLTPRGRRTATLLVNLIHDVEGQMPDVMAANEAYDARKDG; encoded by the coding sequence ATGACGGAAGCGCCGGAGTGGGTCGACGAGCACGGGCAGGTGGTGTTCGACGTGTTCGCGCAGGCGTGCACGTCCCGGTCCACGCTCGAGCACATCACCGGGCGCTGGGGGATCCTCGCGATGGCCGCGCTCTACGACGGCACGTTCCGGTTCAACGCGCTGCGCCGCCGCGTCACCGGCGTCAGCGAGAAGATGCTGGCCCAGACCCTGCAGGCCCTGGAGCGCGACGGCTTCGTGCTGCGCGAAGCCCAGCCGACCATCCCGCCGAAGGTCGAGTACAGCCTCACCCCGCGCGGCCGGCGCACCGCGACGCTGCTGGTGAACCTGATCCACGACGTCGAAGGCCAGATGCCGGACGTGATGGCGGCGAACGAGGCCTACGACGCCCGCAAGGACGGCTGA
- a CDS encoding TetR/AcrR family transcriptional regulator → MSADPSHPALRRDARLNRERIVEVAHDLFARRGLDVPMAAVARHAGVGMATLYRRFPTKEALVDEVFSHQFDTCVSVVDDALADPDPWRGFVTLVEKVGEMQACDRGFSAAVATAFPADVAAERALGRVTELIDRAKAAGELRADFAITDLALVLMANDGVTTDSPAATRTASRRLVAYLLNSFRAEHAGVPLPPPAPMSVLPV, encoded by the coding sequence ATGAGTGCGGACCCTTCTCACCCGGCGCTGCGGCGGGACGCCCGGCTCAACCGCGAGCGCATCGTCGAGGTGGCCCACGACCTCTTCGCGCGCCGGGGCCTCGACGTGCCGATGGCCGCCGTCGCCCGGCACGCCGGCGTCGGGATGGCCACGCTGTACCGCCGCTTCCCGACGAAGGAAGCGCTGGTCGACGAGGTGTTCTCGCACCAGTTCGACACGTGCGTCTCGGTCGTGGACGACGCGCTGGCCGACCCGGACCCGTGGCGGGGGTTCGTCACGCTCGTCGAGAAGGTCGGGGAGATGCAGGCGTGCGACCGCGGGTTCAGCGCCGCCGTCGCGACGGCGTTCCCGGCCGACGTCGCCGCGGAACGCGCGCTGGGCCGCGTCACCGAGCTGATCGACCGCGCGAAGGCGGCGGGCGAGCTGCGAGCCGACTTCGCGATCACCGACCTGGCGCTGGTGCTCATGGCCAACGACGGGGTGACGACGGACTCCCCGGCGGCCACGCGCACGGCGTCGCGGCGGCTCGTCGCCTACCTGCTGAACTCGTTCCGGGCCGAGCACGCCGGGGTGCCGTTGCCGCCGCCGGCGCCCATGAGCGTCCTGCCGGTGTGA
- a CDS encoding helix-turn-helix transcriptional regulator encodes MRNTHIDTVDDLDRDVVAIGTDYPPRHVLAEHRHRRAQVLYGVTGSMRVETADGAWTVPPHRAVLIPAGTPHAVRMAGVSTRSLYVEPRAVPWFPARCRVVEVTPLLRELLREAVDVEPRYAACGRDAVLLQLALHELRRAAPLPLDLPLPADPELRRLCQDFLAAPRVDVRPAAWAARLHVAERTLHRRFRAETGLGLAPWRRRACVLHALPLLAAGAPVAEVAADLGYAGPGAFTTMFHRLLGAPPSEFRER; translated from the coding sequence GTGCGCAACACCCACATCGACACCGTGGACGACCTCGACCGCGACGTCGTCGCCATCGGCACCGACTACCCGCCCCGGCACGTGCTCGCCGAGCACCGCCACCGCCGGGCCCAGGTGCTCTACGGCGTCACCGGCTCGATGCGCGTCGAGACGGCCGACGGTGCGTGGACCGTCCCGCCGCACCGGGCCGTGCTGATCCCCGCCGGCACGCCGCACGCGGTCCGGATGGCCGGCGTCAGCACGCGCAGCCTGTACGTCGAACCCCGTGCGGTGCCGTGGTTCCCGGCCCGCTGCCGGGTCGTCGAGGTGACGCCGTTGCTGCGCGAGCTGCTGCGGGAGGCGGTCGACGTCGAACCGCGCTACGCCGCCTGCGGGCGTGACGCCGTCCTGCTGCAGCTGGCCCTGCACGAACTGCGCCGGGCCGCGCCGCTGCCGCTCGACCTGCCGTTGCCGGCCGACCCGGAGCTGCGCCGGCTGTGCCAGGACTTCCTCGCCGCACCGCGCGTCGACGTCCGGCCGGCGGCCTGGGCGGCCCGGCTGCACGTCGCCGAGCGGACGCTGCACCGCCGGTTCCGCGCCGAGACCGGGCTCGGCCTCGCGCCGTGGCGGCGTCGCGCCTGCGTGCTGCACGCGTTGCCGCTGCTCGCGGCGGGTGCGCCGGTGGCCGAGGTGGCCGCGGACCTCGGCTACGCGGGGCCGGGCGCATTCACCACGATGTTCCACCGCCTGCTCGGCGCGCCACCCAGCGAGTTCCGCGAACGCTGA
- a CDS encoding TerC/Alx family metal homeostasis membrane protein: MDIGVGTWLVTLAVILGLLALDLVLAAVRPHKVGFREAVAWSVGYILVAVVFGVWVTLAHGGEFGTEYFAGYIVEKSLSVDNLFVFVIIMTTFAVPEEHQHKVLTFGIVLALVLRGIFIVVGATLLSLFTFMFLLFGLLLIYTAVQLFRHRDEDHDVENNVVVRTARRVLPLSDDYDGGRLTTKVAGRRLVTPLVVVLVAIGGVDLLFALDSIPAVFGVTDEPYLVFTANAFALLGLRALYFLVKGLLDRLVYLSTGLSVILAFIGVKLILHWAHVDIDEGFPEIPTPLSLGVILGILAVVTVASLLKTRRDPDAKAHPGSLRGSDPEP, from the coding sequence ATGGACATCGGGGTCGGCACCTGGCTGGTCACCCTGGCCGTCATCCTCGGGCTGCTCGCGCTGGACCTGGTGCTCGCCGCGGTCCGGCCGCACAAGGTCGGGTTCCGCGAGGCCGTCGCGTGGTCGGTCGGCTACATCCTCGTCGCGGTCGTGTTCGGGGTGTGGGTGACCCTGGCGCACGGCGGCGAGTTCGGCACCGAGTACTTCGCCGGCTACATCGTCGAGAAGAGCCTGTCGGTCGACAACCTGTTCGTGTTCGTCATCATCATGACCACGTTCGCCGTCCCGGAGGAGCACCAGCACAAGGTGCTCACCTTCGGCATCGTGCTGGCCCTGGTGCTGCGCGGGATCTTCATCGTCGTCGGGGCGACCCTGCTGTCGCTGTTCACCTTCATGTTCCTGCTGTTCGGCCTGCTGCTGATCTACACCGCCGTGCAGCTGTTCCGCCACCGTGACGAGGACCACGACGTCGAGAACAACGTCGTGGTCCGCACCGCCCGCCGGGTGCTGCCGCTGTCGGACGACTACGACGGCGGCCGGCTGACGACCAAGGTCGCGGGCCGCCGGCTGGTGACCCCGCTCGTCGTGGTGCTCGTCGCGATCGGCGGCGTCGACCTGCTGTTCGCCCTGGACTCGATCCCGGCGGTCTTCGGCGTCACCGACGAGCCGTACCTCGTGTTCACCGCGAACGCCTTCGCGCTGCTGGGCCTGCGCGCGCTGTACTTCCTGGTCAAGGGCCTGCTCGACCGGCTCGTGTACCTCTCGACCGGGCTCTCGGTGATCCTCGCGTTCATCGGTGTGAAGCTGATCCTGCACTGGGCGCACGTCGACATCGACGAGGGCTTCCCGGAGATCCCCACCCCGCTCAGCCTCGGCGTGATCCTCGGCATCCTCGCCGTGGTCACGGTGGCCAGCCTGCTCAAGACCCGCCGGGACCCGGATGCGAAAGCGCACCCGGGATCCCTGCGGGGGTCCGATCCGGAACCGTGA
- a CDS encoding FAD-dependent monooxygenase, which yields MDYDVVVAGAGPVGLLLACELRLGGARVLVVERETEPPRSRFGSMGARAVNAPSVHALHLRGLLPEVERAAAMWLGGGAGLPEVEPGDTGERPDVFVGHFAGIGIRVDRLRPPGPGEEFLGAGVIAQGDLEAIFERRAAELGVEVQRGVSLTAFESDADGVTVHIGRPIRTGWLVGADGGRSTVRRLAGIDFPGVDPVFTGRQAIVDLDDPGKLVADGWQAGEHGSYVVGGWDDGSGPPRVHTVEYEVVPDRDAPVTAEEIQASLRRVSGTDVRVTRLHVATRYADTTRQAETYRRGRVLLCGDAAHVHSPAGGQGMNLGLGDAVNLGWKLALVARGVAPDALLDTYTAERHPIGEWVQRWSMAQTALSTPRGPRADALREVLADLLDTQDGATYVVSKIGGGWQHYDLPGDFPLIGHRVPDLPLSDGTTLAPHFRSGRAVLLDTGTGAAEAAAGWESRVELVTATPLAFPDQKLAALIRPDGHMAWAAVGPDPEGLREALTTWLGPPA from the coding sequence ATGGACTACGACGTGGTGGTCGCGGGCGCCGGCCCGGTCGGCCTGCTGCTGGCCTGTGAGCTGCGCCTGGGCGGCGCCCGGGTGCTGGTCGTCGAGCGTGAGACGGAGCCGCCGCGCTCGCGGTTCGGGTCGATGGGGGCCCGGGCGGTCAACGCGCCGTCGGTGCACGCGCTGCACCTGCGCGGCCTGCTGCCCGAAGTCGAGCGCGCGGCCGCGATGTGGCTCGGCGGGGGCGCCGGGCTGCCCGAGGTCGAACCCGGCGACACGGGGGAGCGGCCGGACGTCTTCGTCGGCCACTTCGCCGGGATCGGCATCCGCGTCGACCGGCTCCGCCCGCCCGGCCCCGGCGAGGAGTTCCTCGGCGCCGGGGTGATCGCCCAGGGTGACCTGGAGGCGATCTTCGAGCGGCGGGCCGCGGAACTGGGTGTCGAGGTGCAGCGCGGGGTCTCGCTGACCGCGTTCGAGTCCGATGCGGACGGTGTGACCGTCCACATCGGACGTCCGATCCGGACCGGCTGGCTGGTCGGCGCCGACGGCGGCCGCAGCACCGTGCGGCGGCTGGCGGGGATCGACTTCCCCGGCGTGGATCCGGTGTTCACCGGCCGTCAGGCCATTGTGGACCTGGACGACCCGGGCAAGCTCGTCGCGGACGGCTGGCAAGCGGGTGAGCACGGGTCCTATGTGGTCGGTGGCTGGGACGACGGCTCCGGCCCGCCGCGGGTGCACACCGTCGAGTACGAGGTCGTGCCCGACCGCGACGCGCCGGTGACGGCGGAGGAGATCCAAGCCAGCCTGCGGCGGGTGAGCGGCACCGACGTCCGGGTCACGCGGCTGCACGTCGCCACCCGTTACGCCGACACGACCCGCCAGGCCGAGACGTACCGGCGCGGCCGGGTACTGCTGTGCGGCGACGCGGCCCACGTGCACTCGCCGGCCGGCGGGCAGGGCATGAACCTGGGCCTCGGTGACGCGGTCAACCTGGGCTGGAAACTCGCGCTCGTCGCGCGCGGCGTGGCCCCGGACGCGTTGCTGGACACCTACACCGCCGAGCGGCACCCGATCGGCGAGTGGGTGCAGCGCTGGAGCATGGCGCAGACGGCGCTGAGCACCCCACGCGGCCCGCGCGCGGACGCGTTGCGCGAAGTGCTGGCGGACCTGCTCGACACCCAGGACGGCGCCACGTACGTCGTCTCGAAGATCGGCGGCGGCTGGCAGCACTACGACCTGCCGGGCGACTTCCCGCTGATCGGCCACCGCGTGCCGGACCTGCCCCTGTCCGACGGAACGACGCTGGCCCCGCACTTCCGCTCCGGCCGCGCGGTGCTGCTGGACACCGGCACGGGCGCGGCGGAGGCGGCGGCGGGCTGGGAAAGCCGGGTCGAGCTGGTGACGGCGACCCCGCTGGCGTTCCCGGACCAGAAGCTGGCAGCTCTGATCCGCCCGGACGGCCACATGGCCTGGGCCGCCGTCGGCCCGGATCCGGAAGGCCTCCGCGAAGCCCTGACAACCTGGCTGGGCCCACCCGCCTGA
- a CDS encoding diiron oxygenase, with the protein MTSISEREPEVSDRETIARRLLDSSEQLSYDPVKEVDWETPLDKDFHGASPEWSTLYGTSYWDEMTPEQQRELTRHEAASVASTGIWFEMILQQMILRDFYAKDPTDPAFQWALTEIADECRHSIMFARGAAKLGAPAYRPRRFVVEAGRIFKATATGEAAYAAILVAEEVLDVMQRDWMRDERVVPFVRTINNIHVVEESRHMKFAREETRQRLEGAGWVRRQVNALVVAIASFFIVTSMVNHQVYENAGLDGERARREAKANQHHKSMLRSSCSGLMEFLHSAGLLTKPALWFYKRANLI; encoded by the coding sequence ATGACGAGCATCAGCGAACGCGAGCCGGAGGTGTCGGACCGCGAGACCATCGCGCGGCGGCTGCTGGACTCGTCGGAGCAGCTCTCGTACGACCCCGTCAAGGAGGTCGACTGGGAGACGCCGCTCGACAAGGACTTCCACGGCGCCAGCCCCGAGTGGAGCACGCTCTACGGGACGTCCTACTGGGACGAGATGACCCCGGAGCAGCAGCGCGAGCTGACCCGCCACGAGGCGGCGTCGGTGGCGAGCACCGGGATCTGGTTCGAGATGATCCTGCAGCAGATGATCCTGCGGGACTTCTACGCCAAGGACCCGACCGATCCCGCGTTCCAGTGGGCGCTGACCGAGATCGCCGACGAGTGCCGGCACTCGATCATGTTCGCCCGCGGCGCGGCGAAGCTGGGTGCGCCCGCTTACCGACCGCGCCGGTTCGTCGTCGAGGCCGGCCGGATCTTCAAGGCGACCGCGACCGGCGAGGCCGCCTACGCGGCGATCCTCGTCGCCGAAGAGGTCCTCGACGTCATGCAGCGCGACTGGATGCGGGACGAGCGGGTCGTCCCGTTCGTCCGGACCATCAACAACATCCACGTCGTCGAAGAGTCGCGGCACATGAAGTTCGCCCGCGAAGAAACCCGTCAGCGGCTCGAAGGTGCCGGCTGGGTGCGGCGGCAGGTCAACGCGCTGGTCGTCGCGATCGCGTCGTTCTTCATCGTCACCAGCATGGTGAACCACCAGGTCTACGAGAACGCCGGGCTGGACGGCGAGCGCGCCCGGCGCGAGGCGAAGGCCAACCAGCACCACAAGTCGATGCTGCGCTCGAGCTGCTCCGGGCTGATGGAGTTCCTCCACTCCGCCGGGCTGCTGACCAAGCCGGCGCTGTGGTTCTACAAGCGCGCGAACCTGATCTGA
- a CDS encoding SAM-dependent methyltransferase — protein sequence MGERIPEGVDIKLPSAARVYDWLLGGSHNFDADRVVGERVMAVLPSGRQVAASNRAFLRRAVRYMLDRGITQFLDLGSGIPTVGNVHEVAQALDPACRVVYVDYDEVAVAHSRLILEGNRDAVVVEADLCRPRTVLADPDVRALLDFDRPIGLLMVAVFHFVPDDLRPAEIVADYRAALPPGSFVALSHLTADHAPREMAAVADAMRHSRDPMYFRPYSDVAALFDGLELVEPGVVSAPLWHPEPGIRDAEPDDVYAGVGRKP from the coding sequence GTGGGCGAGCGGATCCCGGAGGGGGTCGACATCAAGCTGCCCAGCGCGGCCCGGGTCTACGACTGGCTGCTCGGCGGCAGCCACAACTTCGACGCCGACCGCGTCGTCGGCGAACGGGTGATGGCCGTCCTGCCGTCGGGCCGGCAGGTGGCCGCGTCCAACCGGGCCTTCCTGCGCCGCGCCGTGCGGTACATGCTCGACCGGGGTATCACGCAGTTCCTCGACCTGGGGTCCGGCATCCCCACGGTCGGCAACGTGCACGAGGTCGCACAGGCCCTGGACCCCGCGTGCCGGGTGGTCTACGTGGACTACGACGAGGTCGCCGTCGCCCACAGCCGGCTCATCCTCGAGGGCAACCGCGATGCCGTCGTGGTCGAGGCGGACCTGTGCCGCCCGCGGACCGTGCTGGCCGACCCGGACGTGCGGGCGCTGCTGGACTTCGACCGGCCGATCGGGCTGCTCATGGTGGCGGTGTTCCACTTCGTCCCGGACGACCTGCGCCCGGCGGAGATCGTCGCCGACTACCGCGCGGCGCTGCCGCCGGGCAGCTTCGTCGCGCTGTCGCACCTGACGGCCGACCACGCGCCGCGCGAGATGGCGGCGGTCGCGGACGCGATGCGCCACAGCCGGGACCCGATGTACTTCCGCCCCTACAGCGACGTCGCGGCCCTGTTCGACGGGCTGGAGCTGGTCGAGCCGGGCGTGGTGAGCGCCCCGCTCTGGCACCCGGAACCGGGCATCCGCGACGCCGAACCGGACGACGTCTACGCCGGCGTGGGCCGCAAGCCCTAG
- a CDS encoding TetR/AcrR family transcriptional regulator, with protein sequence MPATDRPPLWLRPEHGTRGPKPAHTRRDVAAAGIRIADAEGLDAVSMRRIAAELGTGTTSLYRYVSKKDDILQLMGDEVTGELRGTVLPGGWRDALRVIARSMRATALRHPWFPALASGRPNHGPNSLWWTELTFSAFDGLDLGTDELLANLGTLSSFVLGHVLSELGDQEAARLSGLSHEQWMEREGEYGPMIASSGQYPRFTRVMVEAETPHAADRRDRWFEAGLERVLAGIAAHLP encoded by the coding sequence GTGCCGGCGACCGACCGCCCGCCGCTCTGGCTGCGTCCCGAACACGGGACACGCGGGCCGAAACCGGCCCACACCCGCCGCGACGTCGCCGCCGCCGGCATCAGGATCGCCGACGCCGAAGGACTCGACGCCGTTTCGATGCGGCGGATCGCCGCCGAGCTGGGCACCGGGACCACGTCGCTCTACCGGTACGTGTCCAAAAAGGACGACATCCTGCAGCTGATGGGCGACGAGGTGACCGGCGAGCTGCGCGGCACCGTGCTGCCCGGGGGCTGGCGGGACGCCCTGCGCGTCATCGCCCGGTCGATGCGCGCGACGGCCCTGCGGCACCCGTGGTTCCCCGCGCTGGCCTCGGGCCGGCCGAACCACGGGCCGAACAGCCTGTGGTGGACGGAACTGACGTTCTCGGCGTTCGACGGCCTCGACCTCGGCACCGACGAGCTGCTCGCCAACCTCGGCACGCTCTCGTCGTTCGTCCTGGGCCACGTGCTGAGCGAACTGGGCGACCAGGAGGCGGCGCGGCTCTCGGGGCTCAGCCACGAGCAGTGGATGGAGCGCGAAGGCGAGTACGGCCCGATGATCGCGAGCAGCGGGCAGTACCCGCGGTTCACCCGGGTGATGGTCGAAGCCGAGACGCCGCACGCCGCCGACCGCCGGGACCGGTGGTTCGAGGCGGGCCTGGAGCGGGTGCTCGCGGGCATCGCCGCCCACCTGCCCTGA